AAGCGCTCCCGATCTTTCGACAGGTGGGCAATCCCAGCGGCGAAGCGTCGGCCCTCGGCAGCTTGGGCAATATTCACCGCGCTGTGTCCCAGTATCCGCGCGCCCTGGAGTATTATCAGCAGGCGCTCTCTATCTTTCAGCAAGTGGGCAATCCCAGCGGCGAAGCGGTGGCCCTCGCAAATCTGGGGCTGACCTACAGCGCTCTATCCCAGTATCCGCGCGCCCTTGAGTACTATCAGCAAGCGCTCCCGATCTTCCGGCAAATCGGCGATCGCCGGGGCGAAGCGAGGGCCCTGGTGAATCTGGGCAATGCCTACGGTTTTCTTTCTCAGTACGAGCGGGAGATCGAGGATCACCAGCAGGCCCTGGGGATCTTTCGGGAGGTGGGCGATCGCCAGGGCACAGCCCTCGCCCTAATGAATTTGGGCAATGCCTATGAGGCCCTGTCCCAGTATCAAAAGGCCATCGAGTATCACCAGCAGGCGCTCCCGATCTTCCAGCAAATCGGCGATCGCGGCGGCGAAGGGGCGGCCCTCACCAATCTGGGAAACGTTTTCCAGTCTATCGCCCAGTACCCGCGCGCCATCGAGGCTCATCAGCAGGCCCTCGGGATCTTTCAGCAAATCGGCGATCGCAATAGCGCAGCCAGCGCGCTCCTCAATCTCGGCAATGCTTACCAGTTTCTCGGTCAGTACCCGCGCGCCGTCGAGGCTCATCAGCAGGCCCTCGGGATCTTTCAGCAAATCGGCGATCGCAAGGGCGAAGCCCTGGCCCTGATGAACCTGGGCAATGCTTATCGCTCTCTCTCCCAGCCCCAGAAGGCCATCGAATCTCATCAGCAGGCGATCGCGATCTTTCGGCAGGTGGGCGATCGCAGCGGCGAAGGCTTAGCGCTCAATAACCTCGGCGTGACGCTCTTTGAGTCAGGCAAGACTGATGCTGCCGAAAAGGCCCTCGTTGCGGCGATCGAAATCTGGGAATCCCTGCGGGCCGGCCTGAGCGATGAGAATAAGATATCGATCTTCGAGGAGCAAGCAAGAAGCTATCGCACCCTGCAACGGGTTCTTATCGCCCAAAATAAGCCAGGAGCAGCCCTGGCGATCGCCGAGCGGGGACGGGCCAGAGCCTTCGTCGAGCTGCTGGCGCAGAAATTTGGCGATAAGACATCGCTCCCGAATCAGGCAGCAACGTCAGCCCCTAGCATTCAGCAAATCCAGCAAATTGCCCAAGACCAGAACGCCACGCTGGTGCAGTATTCAATTATTTATGACAACCTCGCCCGCGAGAACCCAGGGCAAGCCCGGGAATCGGCCCTCTATATCTGGGTGATCCAGCCGGACGGTCAGGTCAGCTTCCGGCCCGTCGATCTCTCCTCGCTGTGGCAGCAGCACAGCGCCTCCTTGGCGGATGTGGTGGTTGGGCACCAAGCTTTTCTGGCCGGTCGCAACCGCCAGGGCCTTACTGCCGCCTCCGCTTCGGCTGCTCCCTCTCGCGCTAGCTGGCCGACCCTCCACCAGCTGCTCATTGACCCCATTGCGGACCTGCTGCCCCAAGACCCCGACGCCCACGTGATTTTTATTCCCCAAGGCTCCCTCTTTCAGGTGCCTTTTCCAGCGCTCCAGGACGCCAAGGGCGACTATCTAATCCAAAAGCACACGATTCTCACAGCGCCTTCGATCCAGGTGTTGGCCCTGACGCGACAGCAGCGAGAGCGACTGGCTAGCCAGCCAAAGAGTCGCCAGGGTGAAGCGCTCATTTTGGGTAATCCCGCCATGCCCAGCATGGCCCTGTCGCCGGGAGAGCCGAAAGAACCCCTGTCCCCGCTGCCGGGCGCAGAGGCCGAGGCAAAGGCGATCGCCGCTCTCCTAAAGGTCAACGCAATTACCGGGGGCCAAGGCACGGAAACGGCGATCGTCGGAAAAATGCCGCAGGCTCGCCTGATTCACTTAGCCACCCATGGCCTACTGGACAATGTGCGGGGCCTCGAAAGCGCGATCGCCCTGACGCCGTCCTCAACGGATGACGGCTTCCTGACCGCCGCAGAAATTCTGGACTTGCAGCTCCAGGCAGAGCTAGTCGTCTTGAGCGCCTGCGACACGGCCCGCGGCAAAATCACCGGGGATGGCGTGATCGGTCTGTCGCGATCGCTAATCTCCGCCGGGGTGCCCAGCGTCCTGGTCTCGCTGTGGGCGGTCCCGGATGCGCCGACCGCTGACCTGATGACGGCCTTTTACCAAAATCTGCAAACCAACCCCAACAAGGCCCAGGCCCTCCGCCAAGCGATGCTGAGCACGATGGAAACATACCCCGATCCAGGGGACTGGGCCGCTTTTACCCTTATCGGCGAGGCGGAATAAGGGCGATCATCCTCACAGAAGAATTCCTGCAATCAACCTTCCGGAAATGCTCAGCGCAATCATAAACTCCAAAAACCGGTCTTCCATTTTTTGGAAAGCCATGAGGATATCTACCATCGGGTCACTCATTGTTGTTGTTACTGCATTTCAATAGACTAGGAAACTTCCTATTTTACTCAAATTAGTGATGCGATTCAGCCAGAGATGGTATGCAGCAGTGTTTCCCATTACGAGTAGTAATGCATGGTAATAGTAATTTGATAAGCTAGGAGAATCAAGCATTGCAGCTAAATCGATGAATTGCCCCAAGTGCCAATCTTCTTAAATTATCAAATACGAGCATACCCATTACAGCAAACCACGATTCCACTGCCGAGACTATGGACGGCAGTTTGTTGAGGGTGCTACCCGACAATCAATTGATGAGTCGACTCGCCAACTGATTGATAAGTTGTTGCTCGAACGCCTAGCCCCAGCAGCGATTGCACGGGTGACGGGCGTTTCTCCTCACTGGCTACAAATGTATGTCAATCAGAAGTTCTACCAAACACCGAAGACCATCGAAGTCACCCAAAAAACCGGGGACGGTTGACAATTCAGTTGGATGAGATATGGTCCTATGTTGGCTCTAAAGCAAATAAACACTGGATTTGGTTGGCGATTGATGCTGATAGCCGTGAAATTGTTGGGTTATTTGTCGGTACGCGTTCTCGGCAAGATGCAAAGGGGCTTTGGCAATCCTTGCCAGCCGTTTATCGTCAGTGCGCGATCTGCTACACCGATTTTTGGGAAGCTTATCAGCAGGTACTACCGAGGAAGCGGCATCGAGTAGTTAGCAAAGAAACTGGGCAAACCAGTTACATTGAGCGATTTAACAACACCTTACGGCAGCGAATCGGACGCTTAGTTCGCAAGACCTTGTCGTTTTCCAAGAAGTTGAGTAACCACATTGGGGCAATTTGGTACTTTGTGCATCATTACAATGACGCTTTGCGCTCCTAACCATTACTATTCATTGTCACCTAATGTGCTACCGTTGTTTAGAACTCTTACAAAAATAACTTGAGTAATTTTTGAAGTACTTCTATTATCATATGAGGCTGATAGGATTTTGGGAATGCAACTTAAATTTGCTAGGTTCCCTTAGACAGAGCTAGTACAGGAATATTCGAATCTCTATATAGAATTGAATAGCGAGGAGCTTTCAGTAAGCACATAATTATTTTAAAACTTGCCATACTCCCTTCTAGAAAAATTAAAATGCTTATTGAACAGGGTGAATCATGACTATCCGAGTGACGAATTTACCTGCACAGGTCGCTGAGGGGGATTTGAGGAAGCTTTTTTCAAGCTTCGGTGTAATTCAAAAAATTGATATCAAACTCGAACGTGACGACAACACCGCGTATGTGCAGCTAGAAGATGGATCTAGTGAAGCTCGTGCTAGGAATGACCTAAATGGAACAGAGTGGTTTGGTCAAATCATTCGTCTTGAGATAATCCGAGAAGGCAGTCGAGAAGGTGGGCAACCCAAATCCAATCCTATCATTCCTCCTGAGATAATCCAAGAAGGCAGTCGAGAAGATGAACAATCCGAATCTAATCCCGAATAAGCAACCTTAGTAAAAGTGTTGGCACTGAGTACTTAAATCTTGTCTCTTTTTCATAAAGAGATTTCCCCTTTTCTGTGTTAAGCAGCTTGAAAGATGAACCTATCAGAACTGGCTATTTGACTTGAGGGCGGAAATCTCTACTCGATTGGAAATTTGTCATATTGCACCTATGTAAACTAGAGCGTATTGGGTCTATGACTGGAACAAATGTAGCCAAGAAGAAGATTTTGATTCTAGCAGCATTTTCTGCGCAGAGCGATCTGGATTTAGGGAAGGAGATTGAAGAGATTGAAGAGATCATGCAAGGAGGCTCAAAGAGCTTTGATGTTGATCAACGCACTGCTAAAACTGTTGACAAAGTTCGTCAAGCAATTAGGTATGAATCTCCTCAAATCGTTCATTTTTGTGGACATGGTTTAGAGGACGGCAGTTTTCTCCTAGATGACGAAAATGATAAGACCAAAAAACACCCCTTGGAACCAAAGGGGCTAGCAGGATTTTTTAGCAATCTTACTGATGTGGAGTGTGTAATCCTCAATGCTTGCTATTCAGTCAAAGCCGCTGACTTAATTGCAGAGAACATTGCCTATGTGATTGGAATGAATCGTGCCATTGGGGATGATGCCGCAATCAAATTTGTTCGAGGCTTTTATGAAGCGTTAAGGGATGAAGCTTTAGGGAATCGACCCGATGTATTTGATAAAGCTTTTGAGAGGGGGCTACAAGCTCTTGGGGGACATGACCCTTCTCAGCAAGATATTCCAGTTATCCGTAAGAATCTAACAGTCCAAAAACCAGAAGTGCGACTCATAAGTCCTGCTGAACATAGCACAGTTCCTATGAGAAGTACGTTCAGTGGTACTTACAAGCATTTAGAAGAAGATATGAGTCTGTGGCTTTTTATTTTTGCTCCAGGCGAGGGCAAATATTACTTAGATGAAATAGTTAATTATAGAAATGGCAACTGGGAAGTGTCAGGAGTGATTATTGGTGGAGAAGTTGATAATCGAGCTACCTATGAAGTAGGAGTGTTGATTGCAGATGCAGAAGCGACGAGAACTCTACGAATAGGTTCGGATGGTTTGAAGGAATTGCCTAGTGGCGTGAAGAAGTTCAGCGACTACTCAATTTATAGGGAGTAGAGTAGCGAGAGGAGCCCAATGAAAATTGGGACAGACGGTCGCCTGCTGTGCAAAAT
This genomic stretch from Geitlerinema sp. PCC 7407 harbors:
- a CDS encoding CHAT domain-containing tetratricopeptide repeat protein — its product is MRPPKIALLVSLLAPLPAGPFLPLPFGAIASSAAQAQTPDARQTDADRLFQQGEQQLQTSQYPAAIESWQQALEQYRAAANRNGEAKTLVNLGNAYDSLSEYAKAIEYYQQALPIFRQVGNPSGEASALGSLGNIHRAVSQYPRALEYYQQALSIFQQVGNPSGEAVALANLGLTYSALSQYPRALEYYQQALPIFRQIGDRRGEARALVNLGNAYGFLSQYEREIEDHQQALGIFREVGDRQGTALALMNLGNAYEALSQYQKAIEYHQQALPIFQQIGDRGGEGAALTNLGNVFQSIAQYPRAIEAHQQALGIFQQIGDRNSAASALLNLGNAYQFLGQYPRAVEAHQQALGIFQQIGDRKGEALALMNLGNAYRSLSQPQKAIESHQQAIAIFRQVGDRSGEGLALNNLGVTLFESGKTDAAEKALVAAIEIWESLRAGLSDENKISIFEEQARSYRTLQRVLIAQNKPGAALAIAERGRARAFVELLAQKFGDKTSLPNQAATSAPSIQQIQQIAQDQNATLVQYSIIYDNLARENPGQARESALYIWVIQPDGQVSFRPVDLSSLWQQHSASLADVVVGHQAFLAGRNRQGLTAASASAAPSRASWPTLHQLLIDPIADLLPQDPDAHVIFIPQGSLFQVPFPALQDAKGDYLIQKHTILTAPSIQVLALTRQQRERLASQPKSRQGEALILGNPAMPSMALSPGEPKEPLSPLPGAEAEAKAIAALLKVNAITGGQGTETAIVGKMPQARLIHLATHGLLDNVRGLESAIALTPSSTDDGFLTAAEILDLQLQAELVVLSACDTARGKITGDGVIGLSRSLISAGVPSVLVSLWAVPDAPTADLMTAFYQNLQTNPNKAQALRQAMLSTMETYPDPGDWAAFTLIGEAE
- a CDS encoding IS1 family transposase (programmed frameshift), with protein sequence MIKYEHTHYSKPRFHCRDYGRQFVEGATRQSIDESTRQLIDKLLLERLAPAAIARVTGVSPHWLQMYVNQKFYQTPKTIEVTQKNRGRLTIQLDEIWSYVGSKANKHWIWLAIDADSREIVGLFVGTRSRQDAKGLWQSLPAVYRQCAICYTDFWEAYQQVLPRKRHRVVSKETGQTSYIERFNNTLRQRIGRLVRKTLSFSKKLSNHIGAIWYFVHHYNDALRS
- a CDS encoding RNA-binding protein, whose translation is MTIRVTNLPAQVAEGDLRKLFSSFGVIQKIDIKLERDDNTAYVQLEDGSSEARARNDLNGTEWFGQIIRLEIIREGSREGGQPKSNPIIPPEIIQEGSREDEQSESNPE
- a CDS encoding CHAT domain-containing protein, producing the protein MTGTNVAKKKILILAAFSAQSDLDLGKEIEEIEEIMQGGSKSFDVDQRTAKTVDKVRQAIRYESPQIVHFCGHGLEDGSFLLDDENDKTKKHPLEPKGLAGFFSNLTDVECVILNACYSVKAADLIAENIAYVIGMNRAIGDDAAIKFVRGFYEALRDEALGNRPDVFDKAFERGLQALGGHDPSQQDIPVIRKNLTVQKPEVRLISPAEHSTVPMRSTFSGTYKHLEEDMSLWLFIFAPGEGKYYLDEIVNYRNGNWEVSGVIIGGEVDNRATYEVGVLIADAEATRTLRIGSDGLKELPSGVKKFSDYSIYRE